The following proteins come from a genomic window of Salvia hispanica cultivar TCC Black 2014 chromosome 4, UniMelb_Shisp_WGS_1.0, whole genome shotgun sequence:
- the LOC125224471 gene encoding pentatricopeptide repeat-containing protein At5g09450, mitochondrial: protein MAAARFLFHTLTRNGVRGSRTLSRSISSSIEAVKEESVAAAPEEAVVEYVEDDLKSRIFRLRLPKRSVTNVLEKWVAEGRAIPLSDLRSISRDLRRSRRFKHALEISEWIVSHEEYQISDSDYAVRIDLMTQVFGIDAAERYFEALPSSAKTSETYTALLHCYAGSKLVEKAEALYERMKRENLSLSAITFNELMTLYMSVGQLEKVSLIVRDMKCQNVAPDLFTYNLWVSSCAAALDLDEARRILDTMIADPGCDESWIRYQKLAKLYITSTQLVSSDSSSLVESEKGITQRELISYDFLIILYGGLGSKDKLDQIWKSLRMTGQKMTGRNYVCVLASYLMLGYLEDVGEIVEQWKQPATSEFNSTMCNKLAAAFEEIGMADTAAGFRRILREKGCDPVEEPR, encoded by the exons ATGGCTGCCGCCCGATTCCTCTTCCACACTCTCACTCG GAATGGAGTCAGAGGCAGTAGAACCCTATCGAGATCCATTTCTTCAAGCATCGAAGCCGTTAAAGAGGAATCCGTCGCGGCTGCACCGGAAGAAGCGGTGGTTGAATACGTCGAAGACGATTTGAAGAGCAGAATTTTCAGGCTGCGCCTCCCGAAGAGAAGCGTCACTAATGTGCTGGAGAAATGGGTCGCCGAAGGCCGCGCAATCCCCCTTTCCGATCTCCGCAGCATCTCCAGAGACCTCCGCCGTTCGCGCCGATTCAAGCACGCTCTCGAG ATTTCAGAGTGGATAGTTAGTCATGAGGAATATCAAATATCTGACTCAGATTATGCAGTCCGCATAGACCTTATGACCCAAGTTTTTGGCATTGATGCTGCCGAGCGCTACTTTGAAGCGCTGCCTTCCTCAGCAAAAACGAGCGAAACATACACTGCTCTCCTTCACTGCTATGCTGGATCGAAGCTGGTTGAGAAGGCAGAGGCTCTCTacgagagaatgaagagagaaaaccTCTCATTGAGCGCCATCACTTTCAACGAGCTCATGACTTTATACATGTCAGTCGGACAGCTGGAAAAGGTATCCCTAATCGTCAGAGACATGAAATGCCAGAACGTTGCACCTGATCTATTCACATATAATCTATGGGTGAGTTCGTGTGCTGCAGCTCTGGACCTGGATGAGGCGAGGAGGATTCTTGACACGATGATTGCTGATCCAGGCTGTGACGAAAGCTGGATTAGATATCAGAAACTTGCTAAGCTGTACATTACCTCTACGCAACTTGTCAGCTCTGATTCCAGCTCCCTAGTCGAAAGTGAGAAAGGCATCACACAGAGAGAGCTGATATCTTACGATTTCCTCATCATTCTCTACGGGGGCTTGGGGAGCAAGGATAAACTCGACCAAATCTGGAAATCTCTGAGGATGACCGGGCAAAAGATGACAGGACGGAACTATGTATGCGTGCTTGCATCATATCTGATGCTCGGATATTTGGAAGACGTTGGTGAAATAGTCGAGCAGTGGAAGCAACCTGCAACTTCGGAGTTCAACAGCACCATGTGTAATAAGCTCGCAGCAGCTTTCGAGGAAATTGGTATGGCAGATACAGCCGCTGGCTTCCGTAGGATACTCAGAGAAAAGGGCTGTGACCCGGTGGAGGAACCAAGATGA
- the LOC125223453 gene encoding serine/threonine-protein kinase PEPKR2-like translates to MECLGKKRKGAEISEGLRDDSEEATQLAYRWSHLSLGDYSRRKKKCREGVVSKVDTRRSVINGVATAPACGAASLELPGRGLKRKIGCIDAVTRLGRKKKISQDYELDKTIGKGKFGSVVLCRSKATGEEFACKTLRKGEEVVHREVEIMQHLSGHPGVVTLKAVYEDSESFYLVMELCSGGRLLDEMSREGMHSERKAANVIKELMLAVRYCHEMGVVHRDIKPENILMTSSGQMKLADFGLAVRILDGQRLSGIVGSPAYVAPEVLVGDYSEKVDIWSAGVLLHALLVGVLPFQGDSLETVFEAIKKDKLDFIGGSWESVSRPARDLLSKMLTRSTSTRFTANEVLKHPWISFYTEPILKTYSDARLTSRKLTCIRAKELERKRTSSNHLSDDSSSSEVGGGGESGDLVDMLAVAISRVEISEAKRSRICSPSREIRQECSSNLKTSNLCTAF, encoded by the exons ATGGAGTGTTTGGGGAAGAAGAGGAAGGGAGCTGAGATCTCGGAAGGGCTACGGGATGATTCTGAAGAGGCGACACAGTTGGCGTATCGGTGGTCACATTTGTCGCTTGGGGACTATTCGAGgaggaaaaagaaatgtaGGGAGGGGGTGGTGTCGAAGGTTGATACGCGTAGGAGTGTTATTAACGGAGTTGCTACTGCCCCGGCTTGCGGGGCTGCAAGCTTGGAGTTGCCGGGCAGGGGTCTTAAGCGGAAAATTGGTTGTATTGATGCAGTGACTCGGTTGGgtaggaagaagaagatttcCCAGGATTACGAGCTGGATAAGACGATAGGGAAGGGGAAGTTTGGATCGGTGGTGTTGTGTCGGAGCAAGGCGACTGGGGAGGAGTTTGCGTGCAAGACTCTGCGGAAGGGGGAGGAAGTTGTGCATCGCGAAGTGGAGATTATGCAGCACCTTTCTGGGCATCCGGGGGTTGTGACGCTGAAGGCTGTGTATGAGGATAGTGAGTCGTTTTATCTTGTGATGGAACTGTGTTCTGGAGGTCGTTTACTCGATGAAATGTCTAGAGAAGGGATGCATTCTGAAAGAAAAGCTGCTAATGTGATTAAGGAGTTGATGCTGGCTGTGCGGTACTGCCATGAGATGGGTGTGGTTCACCGGGACATTAAGCCCGAGAATATTCTCATGACATCCTCTGGACAAATGAAGCTTGCTGACTTTGGATTAGCTGTGAGGATCTTAGACG GTCAGAGACTGTCTGGCATTGTTGGGAGTCCTGCGTATGTTGCTCCGGAAGTTCTGGTGGGTGATTACTCGGAGAAAGTGGATATATGGAGTGCTGGTGTCCTTCTTCACGCACTTTTAGTCGGCGTTCTTCCATTTCAAGGCGATTCTTTGGAGACAGTGTTTGAGGCCATTAAGAAAGACAAACTTGATTTTATCGGTGGTAGTTGGGAGTCTGTTTCGCGACCTGCTCGTGATCTTCTCTCCAAAATGTTGACCAGAAGTACATCAACAAGGTTTACAGCTAACGAGGTTTTAA AACATCCATGGATTTCTTTCTACACCGAACCAATACTAAAGACTTATTCTGACGCGAGGCTGACTTCAAGGAAACTAACTTGTATTCGAGCTAAAGAGTTGGAGAGAAAACGGACGTCATCTAACCATCTCAGTGACGACTCTAGCTCGAGTGAAGTAGGCGGTGGCGGGGAGAGTGGCGATCTGGTTGACATGTTAGCTGTGGCCATTTCACGCGTGGAGATATCAGAGGCGAAGCGTAGCAGGATATGCAGCCCCTCGAGGGAGATCCGGCAGGAGTGCTCCTCTAACTTGAAGACTAGCAACCTCTGTACAGCATTCTGA
- the LOC125185503 gene encoding root phototropism protein 3-like — translation MWDSEAESGRDVYGNGVLPTAKPGVRTDGFEQRGQSWYVATDIPSDLLVQIGDISFHLHKYPLLSRSGKMNRVIYESPRETEANRINLDDLPGGPEAFELAAKFCYGIAVDLSAANISGLRCAAEYLEMTEDLEEGNLIFKTEAFLSYVVLSSWRDSILVLKNSEKLSPWAENLQIVRRCSESIAWKACANPKGIRWQYTGKQHRSSVSSPKWNELKDSSPSRGSPVPPDWWFEDVSILRIDHFVRVVTAIKVKGMRHELVGAAIVHYATKWLPGFARDSPLDDGSNSTFSSDSGGGGAGPLSSSWKGGLHMIVAGAKDDSAPAAVQAKDQRMIVESLISIVPPQKDSVSCSFLLRLLRMANMLKVAPALVTELEKRVGMQFEQATLADLLIPAYNKSETMYDVDLVQRLLEHFLVQEQSEGCSPGRQSFSDTKMYDGAARGANPNAKIRVARLVDGYLTEVSRDRNLSLTKFQVLAEALPESARSCDDGLYRAIDSYLKAHPTLTEHERKRLCRVMDCQKLSIDACMHAAQNERLPLRVVVQVLFSEQVKISNAIAGSSLKEGGGESHYQPLIPNRKTLLEGTPQSFQEGWAAAKKDINTLKFELDSVKAKYLELQNDMETLQKQFDKLTKPKQASPWTAGWKKLSKLAKAHEHSDGGQHLPAADVPRKTAPRRWRNSIS, via the exons ATGTGGGATTCGGAGGCTGAATCCGGGCGGGACGTCTACGGCAATGGAGTCCTTCCGACTGCAAAACCCGGCGTCAGAACCGATGGGTTCGAGCAACGAGGCCAGTCTTG GTACGTCGCAACGGATATCCCTAGTGATCTATTAGTCCAAATTGGAGACATCAGCTTCCATTTACACAAG TACCCGCTCCTCTCGCGGAGCGGGAAAATGAACAGAGTGATATACGAATCGCCCCGCGAGACGGAGGCGAACCGGATCAACCTAGACGATCTCCCGGGCGGCCCGGAGGCTTTCGAACTGGCTGCAAAGTTCTGTTACGGGATCGCGGTCGATCTAAGCGCTGCAAACATCTCCGGGCTGAGATGCGCGGCCGAGTATCTCGAGATGACGGAGGATTTGGAGGAAGGCAACCTGATCTTCAAGACGGAAGCCTTCCTCAGCTACGTCGTCCTCTCGTCTTGGCGAGACTCCATCCTGGTGCTGAAGAATTCCGAGAAGCTCTCGCCGTGGGCGGAGAATCTTCAGATTGTCCGGAGGTGTAGCGAGTCGATCGCTTGGAAGGCGTGCGCCAATCCGAAGGGCATCCGGTGGCAGTACACGGGGAAGCAGCATCGCTCCTCCGTGTCGAGCCCCAAATGGAATGAGTTGAAGGACTCCAGCCCCAGCAGGGGGAGCCCTGTCCCCCCTGACTGGTGGTTTGAGGACGTGTCGATCCTGCGGATCGACCACTTCGTCCGCGTTGTCACCGCCATCAAAGTCAAGGGGATGCGCCACGAGCTGGTCGGGGCGGCCATCGTGCACTACGCCACGAAATGGCTCCCTGGCTTCGCTCGTGACTCCCCCCTTGACGACGGGAGCAACAGTACTTTCAGCAGCgacagcggcggcggcggtgcaGGCCCCCTTTCCAGCTCCTGGAAAGGGGGCCTGCACATGATCGTGGCCGGCGCGAAGGACGACAGCGCGCCGGCCGCGGTCCAGGCGAAGGACCAGAGGATGATCGTGGAGAGCCTGATCAGCATCGTGCCGCCGCAGAAGGACAGCGTGTCGTGCAGCTTCCTTCTGCGGCTGCTGCGGATGGCGAACATGCTGAAGGTGGCACCGGCGCTGGTGACGGAGCTCGAGAAGCGCGTCGGGATGCAGTTCGAGCAGGCGACGCTGGCGGATCTTCTCATACCGGCTTATAACAAGAGTGAGACCATGTATGATGTGGATTTGGTTCAGAGGCTTCTCGAGCATTTTCTAGTGCAGGAGCAGTCGGAGGGGTGCAGCCCCGGGCGGCAGTCGTTTTCCGACACGAAAATGTACGACGGGGCCGCGAGGGGTGCAAACCCGAATGCGAAGATTAGGGTGGCACGGCTGGTAGACGGATACCTCACGGAGGTGTCGAGGGATCGGAACTTGTCGTTGACGAAGTTTCAGGTTTTGGCCGAGGCATTGCCCGAATCTGCCCGGAGCTGCGACGATGGGTTGTACCGGGCCATCGACTCCTATCTTAAG GCGCATCCGACTCTAACGGAGCACGAGCGGAAGAGGCTGTGTCGCGTGATGGACTGCCAAAAACTGTCGATAGACGCGTGCATGCACGCGGCCCAGAACGAGAGGCTCCCGCTGCGGGTGGTGGTGCAGGTGCTCTTCTCGGAGCAGGTGAAGATCAGCAACGCCATCGCCGGGAGCAGCCTCAAAGAGGGAGGCGGCGAGTCCCACTATCAGCCGCTCATACCCAACCGGAAAACACTGCTGGAGGGGACTCCGCAGTCTTTTCAGGAGGGTTGGGCCGCGGCGAAGAAGGACATCAACACTCTCAAGTTCGAGCTCGACAGCGTTAAGGCGAAGTACTTGGAGCTACAAAACGACATGGAGACGCTGCAGAAGCAGTTCGACAAGCTGACGAAGCCCAAGCAAGCGTCCCCGTGGACTGCTGGCTGGAAGAAGCTCAGCAAGCTTGCTAAGGCTCATGAACATAGCGACGGCGGGCAGCATCTGCCCGCCGCCGATGTCCCAAGGAAGACAGCTCCTAGGAGATGGAGGAATTCTATTTCATGA